The Panicum hallii strain FIL2 chromosome 9, PHallii_v3.1, whole genome shotgun sequence genome has a window encoding:
- the LOC112873005 gene encoding sucrose transport protein SUT3-like: MADDTEGSGGGKQPQISLVGLFLACMVAGGVQYGWALQLSLLTPYVQTLGIPHALTSVMWLCGPIAGLLVQPCVGLYSDKCTSKLGRRRPFIFTGCVIICISVIIIGFSSDIGYALGDTKEDCTVYTGKRLHAAAFFVMGFWLLDFSNNTVQGPARALMADLAGSHGPSAANAIFVSWMAIGNILGYSSGSTNNWHKWFPFLQTRACCEACANLKAAFLVSVVFLGLSTVVTMIFANEVPLDPVVAKQQSEGQASGPLAVFKGLKNLPPGMPQVLIVTGLTWLSWFPFILFDTDWMGREMYHGRPDGSPNEVANFQEGVRQGAFGLLLNSVVLGFSSFLIEPMCRKLTAKVVWVMSSFIVCIAMAMVTVLSSWSLGDIGGNVQDAAAVDKGLKSAALALFVALGFPFAVLCSVPFAVTAQLAASKGGGQGLCTGVLNISIVVPQMIIAVGSGPWDELFGKGNIPAFGVASVFAFTSAVAGIFMLPKLSKTSFKSVSMGGGH; the protein is encoded by the exons ACACTGGGAATTCCTCATGCTCTTACTTCAGTCATGTGGCTCTGTGGACCAATTGCTGGCTTACTT GTGCAACCCTGCGTCGGCCTGTACAGTGACAAATGCACCTCCAAGCTTGGGAGGCGGAGGCCATTCATCTTTACAGGATGCGTCATCATCTGTATATCA GTGATCATCATCGGGTTCTCGTCCGACATCGGGTACGCTCTCGGTGACACCAAGGAAGACTGCAC GGTTTACACGGGGAAGCGGCTGCACGCTGCGGCGTTCTTCGTCATGGGGTTCTGGCTGCTGGACTTCTCCAACAACACCGTGCAGGGCCCGGCGCGCGCGCTCATGGCCGACCTAGCGGGCAGCCACGGCCCCAGCGCGGCGAACGCCATCTTCGTGTCGTGGATGGCGATCGGGAACATCCTGGGCTACTCCTCCGGCTCCACCAAcaactggcacaagtggttccCGTTCCTGCAGACCAGGGCGTGCTGCGAGGCCTGCGCCAACCTCAAGGCTGCCTTCCTGGTGTCCGTGGTGTTCTTGGGCCTCTCCACGGTGGTCACCATGATCTTCGCCAACGAGGTGCcgctggacccggtggtggccaAGCAGCAGAGCGAGGGGCAGGCGTCGGGGCCGCTGGCCGTGTTCAAGGGCCTCAAGAACCTGCCCCCGGGCATGCCGCAGGTGCTCATCGTCACCGGCCTCACGTGGCTCTCGTGGTtccccttcatcctcttcgacACCGACTGGATGGGCCGCGAGATGTACCACGGGAGGCCCGACGGGAGCCCCAACGAGGTCGCCAACTTCCAGGAGGGCGTCCGCCAGGGTGCATTCGGCCTGCTGCTCAACTCCGTCGTCCTCGGATTCAGCTCCTTCCTCATCGAGCCCATGTGCCGGAAGCTCACCGCCAAGGTGGTCTGGGTCATGAGCAGCTTCATCGTCTGCATCGCGATGGCCATGGTCACCGTCCTCAGCTCCTGGTCTCTCGGTGACATCGGTGGTAACGTgcaggacgccgccgccgtcgacaaGGGCCTCAAGAGCGCCGCGCTCGCCCTCTTCGTCGCACTCGGGTTCCCCTTCGCG GTCCTGTGCAGTGTTCCGTTCGCCGTGACGGCGCAGCTGGCGGCAAGCAAGGGCGGTGGGCAGG GGCTGTGCACGGGGGTCCTCAACATCTCCATCGTGGTGCCGCAGATGATCATCGCCGTTGGCTCCGGTCCATGGGACGAGCTGTTCGGGAAGGGCAACATCCCTGCGTTCGGGGTAGCCTCCGTGTTCGCCTTCACCTCCGCCGTTGCAGGCATCTTCATGCTGCCCAAGCTATCCAAGACCAGTTTCAAGTCTGTCTCCATGGGAGGAGGTCACTGA